The Setaria italica strain Yugu1 chromosome IX, Setaria_italica_v2.0, whole genome shotgun sequence genome has a window encoding:
- the LOC101762850 gene encoding disease resistance RPP13-like protein 4 isoform X1, whose amino-acid sequence MSQERTLEEVISPFLVQLEKARVVPLDLDDDSSHSDITLLFENIKKEACEVKNILQRVSKWENEIIDDFGGIARHLDEIIEEDSQLDSIRSKLQIVNTEMSKLKDRMQLPLHVPVIKPAAPTTLPSSVPSKWVHAKVSEQWKRLEIERKILESSTMSNLQLSYDNLDLQLKLCLLCFSIFPDNSIISKRAMIHWWIGEGLVEATRSQTAEDVGKECFEKLIAREMIEPVYQKRSCGVNQCKLHPWIRRMLITVAKQARFFEFDSDGNATWDCSATHRACLVEEHQLEIDLASLRNPSLRNLLTIFNVNERYLQFEKSWFLDLRKIAVLQLGRWHNSYRHHIEVDSTEFLERLQSSNQLKYLCLRGISRITELPASIGGLSNLRILDLHSCHNLERLTASITSLQMLTHLDVSECYLLEGMPRGISLLTELQVLKGFVIGGSTGNYNCRVAELTRLDKLKKLSVYIGSKVTVIEDELIELENIKGLRVLKITWAVSLSKKERVHQTYDSTSLLTSLSLPLNLEKLDLRCFPGEKIPDWLSPSKLLRLKRLYFTGGMLNTFGEKNMSEVWNIEVLRLKFLNDLSVQWIQVLDIFPKLTFLEVFRCMKLKSFPCDKDGVWMNYDMQEVNK is encoded by the coding sequence ATGTCGCAGGAGCGGACATTGGAGGAAGTCATTTCTCCATTTTTAGTGCAACTGGAAAAGGCAAGAGTTGTTCCTTTGGATTTAGATGACGATAGTTCACATTCAGACATTACACTTCTGTTTGAAAATATCAAGAAAGAAGCATGTGAAGTGAAGAATATACTGCAGAGAGTGTCTAAATGGGAAAATGAGATTATAGATGACTTTGGGGGAATAGCTCGACATTTGGATGAAATCATAGAAGAAGACAGCCAGCTTGATTCAATACGTTCCAAGCTTCAAATTGTCAACACTGAAATGTCCAAGTTAAAAGATCGAATGCAACTTCCTCTCCATGTTCCTGTGATTAAGCCAGCAGCTCCCACAACCTTGCCTTCATCAGTACCGTCTAAATGGGTTCATGCAAAAGTTTCGGAGCAGTGGAAAAGACTAGAGATTGAGAGGAAAATTCTTGAGAGCTCAACCATGTCTAATTTGCAGCTTAGCTATGATAATCTTGATTTGCAGCTGAAGCTGTGCTTGTTATGTTTCTCTATCTTCCCAGATAATTCCATCATCAGCAAGAGGGCCATGATCCATTGGTGGATTGGCGAGGGGTTAGTAGAAGCCACAAGAAGTCAGACAGCCGAAGATGTCGGGAAGGAGTGCTTTGAGAAGCTGATTGCTCGAGAGATGATTGAACCGGTGTATCAGAAACGCAGCTGTGGTGTCAACCAATGCAAGTTGCACCCTTGGATTCGACGTATGTTGATTACTGTTGCAAAACAAGCACGtttttttgaatttgattcGGATGGCAATGCAACATGGGATTGTTCAGCTACTCACCGTGCCTGTCTAGTTGAAGAGCACCAACTGGAAATAGATCTGGCATCACTCAGAAACCCATCACTCAGAAACCTTCTGACAATATTTAATGTGAATGAGCGATACCTCCAATTTGAGAAGAGTTGGTTCTTGGATTTGAGGAAGATTGCGGTTCTCCAACTAGGAAGATGGCACAACTCATATCGACACCATATTGAAGTCGACAGTACCGAATTTTTGGAAAGACTCCAATCATCCAATCAATTGAAATATCTTTGTCTGAGAGGCATCTCTAGAATCACTGAACTTCCTGCCTCCATTGGTGGACTCTCAAATCTCAGGATCTTGGATCTTCATTCTTGTCATAACCTTGAGAGGCTGACTGCAAGCATCACGTCTCTTCAAATGCTCACCCACCTTGATGTGTCAGAGTGTTACTTGCTGGAAGGCATGCCGAGGGGTATTAGCTTGCTTACTGAACTTCAAGTGCTCAAAGGGTTTGTCATTGGTGGTTCCACTGGTAATTACAATTGTCGGGTAGCAGAGTTGACCAGGCTGGACAAATTGAAGAAGCTGAGTGTATATATTGGAAGCAAAGTTACAGTGATAGAAGACGAATTGATTGAGCTTGAGAACATCAAAGGCCTTCGTGTGCTGAAAATTACATGGGCTGTATCACTTTCAAAGAAGGAGCGAGTTCATCAAACTTATGATTCAACATCATTGCTAACTTCACTTTCCCTACCTCTAAATCTTGAAAAGCTAGACCTGCGCTGCTTCCCTGGAGAGAAGATACCAGATTGGTTAAGTCCAAGTAAGCTGTTGCGACTGAAGAGACTCTACTTCACTGGAGGAATGCTAAATACCTTTGGCGAAAAAAACATGTCGGAGGTGTGGAACATTGAGGTATTGCGCCTGAAATTCTTGAATGATTTATCAGTGCAATGGATCCAGGTGCTTGACATATTTCCAAAACTGACCTTTCTGGAGGTCTTCAGATGTATGAAGCTGAAATCTTTCCCTTGTGACAAGGATGGGGTGTGGATGAACTATGACATGCAGGAAGTCAACAAGTAG
- the LOC101764336 gene encoding probable disease resistance protein At4g27220, with translation MVYYSCFSYPKPPTNFPTVQLSGLADTGELISFQEMLGLLVRPDVGVVVIEGIGGSGKTWAAKAAYQAAMTSNIFNAYIWVSLSISCSLRQCINKIAASLSCGVRDNLSVERAKTIINEYLTQRKFLLVLDNAYFTEESILESLGVPHPQRQNLGSKVFVTTRTTRTRGVMDPDRLIIPQPLTSEESRDLLHEKIGRHTNFAHDLFSNFYGVPLLIILLAGVLCDAPTQDVFSDLIANMLVSLGTWVSVFHTMQRMVEFGYHQLPSDNARHCLLYCLLFPEEQGIPVKELIRHWIMDGLLQEFFSFDEANHIGKEILDVLIKHGMVYLEDNDHVRMHDVIRETVSKFGKDKDYKEQRDWYFENSSITKLEHLAKSSNRVSLMYTEMECLRGSPRCLFLSSLLLRGNYLLKAISEEFFCHMGALGILDLSFTRIKVLPPSISCLAKLRMLLLIGCDHLEEIQHIGSLVQLEVLDASGCVSLKSIDPRSFDHMVLLRILDLSKTSITSLTSIPAHMAVSHLNLPGCSFFGSDSALPYGMSKSGAVQNLQLGNIENLTDWMGMLWLPCGLIFQLSGRFGMKVSSGVHRHRKTYVYASDAYFFNCLEKYSPLWFNCFQKFQIIISPLMDDQTMDMDAQVTETDFIFQNSCIRTTHFMHSIDLNRYVQINDTDGVPSDLDSILYHAELISLNRLTVTTQFSDLNIKSMKAARELWIENIDQLESLLLADEVRALSAVGNLHNLWISNMENLASFCKGVEDVTSFGCLKRLILDCCPNLLYLFPSELRFPNLEMLHIRFCDTLERVFDCSVLGQDAVPRLQSLQLWELPELTCVCGGVLPSLKNLKVRGCVKLRKIPVGVDENSPLVITNGERLWWDNLIWDDESIKRWVLFRGWGPLLPQFCN, from the coding sequence atgGTGTACTATAGTTGCTTTTCGTACCCAAAGCCGCCAACGAATTTTCCTACCGTGCAACTTAGTGGACTTGCAGACACGGGAGAGTTAATTTCATTTCAAGAGATGCTCGGACTGCTTGTTCGTCCAGATGTTGGAGTAGTTGTCATCGAAGGAATTGGTGGCTCTGGAAAGACATGGGCTGCAAAGGCTGCATACCAGGCAGCAATGACCTCGAACATATTCAATGCATATATCTGGGTTTCACTGTCAATAAGTTGTAGCTTGAGACAGTGTATCAATAAGATTGCAGCATCTCTTTCGTGTGGGGTCAGGGACAATTTGTCTGTAGAAAGAGCTAAGACCATAATCAATGAATATCTCACACAACGGAAGTTCCTACTAGTTCTTGATAATGCTTATTTCACTGAAGAAAGTATCTTAGAGTCCTTGGGAGTTCCTCATCCTCAACGACAAAATCTCGGCTCAAAAGTCTTTGTGACTACAAGAACTACAAGGACACGGGGTGTCATGGACCCAGATAGACTTATAATACCACAGCCTCTCACTTCTGAGGAGTCACGCGACCTACTGCATGAGAAAATTGGAAGGCACACCAATTTTGCACATGACTTGTTCAGCAATTTCTATGGCGTCCCACTCCTAATCATTTTATTAGCTGGGGTATTGTGTGATGCACCAACTCAAGATGTGTTTAGTGACTTGATCGCAAACATGCTTGTTTCTCTAGGAACCTGGGTATCAGTTTTCCACACAATGCAGCGCATGGTAGAATTTGGATATCATCAGCTTCCTAGTGATAATGCACGGCACTGCTTGCTCTACTGCTTACTCTTCCCAGAGGAACAAGGAATTCCAGTCAAAGAGTTAATCCGGCACTGGATAATGGATGGTCTGCTCcaagaatttttttcttttgatgaggCTAACCATATTGGCAAGGAAATTCTCGATGTTCTCATAAAGCACGGTATGGTATATTTGGAGGATAATGATCATGTACGCATGCATGATGTCATCAGGGAAACTGTGTCAAAATTTGGGAAGGACAAGGATTACAAAGAGCAACGTGACTGGTATTTTGAGAATTCTAGTATTACCAAACTAGAGCATCTTGCCAAGTCTAGCAACAGAGTTTCATTAATGTATACTGAAATGGAATGCCTTCGTGGAAGCCCACGTTGCTTATTTCTTTCATCTCTACTTTTAAGAGGAAACTATCTTTTGAAAGCTATTTCAGAGGAATTTTTTTGCCATATGGGAGCACTAGGGATACTAGACCTGTCATTTACTCGAATCAAAGTGCTGCCACCTTCCATCTCCTGTTTGGCTAAGCTGAGAATGTTATTGCTGATTGGATGTGATCATTTGGAGGAAATTCAACACATAGGCTCATTGGTGCAACTCGAGGTACTGGATGCATCAGGTTGTGTTTCCCTGAAAAGTATAGATCCCAGGTCATTTGACCATATGGTGTTGCTCAGGATCCTTGACCTTTCTAAAACTTCCATCACTTCGTTGACCTCGATTCCAGCACATATGGCGGTTAGCCACCTGAATCTCCCGGGTTGCTCATTTTTTGGTTCTGACTCTGCCCTCCCTTATGGGATGTCAAAAAGTGGTGCTGTTCAGAACTTGCAGCTAGGAAACATTGAAAATTTAACAGATTGGATGGGCATGCTATGGTTGCCTTGTGGACTGATTTTCCAGCTGTCTGGTAGGTTTGGCATGAAAGTATCATCTGGTGTTCACCGGCATAGGAAAACATATGTTTATGCGAGTGATGCCTATTTCTTTAACTGCTTGGAAAAATATTCTCCATTATGGTTTAACTGCTTTCAAAAGTTTCAAATCATCATTTCCCCTTTGATGGATGACCAAACCATGGACATGGATGCCCAAGTAACCGAGACTGATTTCATCTTTCAAAATTCCTGCATTAGAACAACACATTTCATGCATTCCATTGATCTCAATAGATACGTTCAGATAAATGATACTGATGGTGTTCCTTCTGATCTAGACAGCATTCTTTATCATGCCGAGTTGATATCATTAAATAGGTTAACAGTAACCACCCAATTTTCTGATCTGAATATTAAAAGTATGAAAGCAGCAAGAGAACTCTGGATAGAGAATATTGACCAGTTGGAGAGTCTTCTGTTAGCAGACGAAGTCCGGGCATTGTCAGCAGTGGGCAATTTGCACAACCTATGGATCTCCAACATGGAAAATTTAGCATCCTTCTGCAAAGGGGTGGAAGATGTGACTAGTTTCGGTTGTCTGAAGCGTCTGATCCTTGATTGTTGCCCAAATCTCTTATACCTCTTTCCTTCAGAACTACGCTTTCCGAATCTTGAAATGTTGCATATCAGGTTTTGTGACACTTTGGAGAGGGTGTTTGACTGCTCGGTATTGGGGCAGGACGCTGTTCCAAGGTTGCAGTCGCTGCAACTGTGGGAGCTTCCTGAGCTAACATGTGTGTGTGGCGGAGTCTTGCCATCTCTAAAGAACCTCAAGGTGAGAGGCTGTGTAAAACTGCGGAAAATCCCTGTTGGTGTGGATGAAAACAGCCCGCTCGTCATTACGAACGGGGAAAGGCTGTGGTGGGACAATTTAATATGGGATGACGAAAGCATTAAGCGGTGGGTGCTGTTCAGAGGATGGGGGCCCTTGCTACCTCAGTTTTGCAACTGA
- the LOC101763926 gene encoding uncharacterized protein LOC101763926 yields MTLQKFIKHTNAAGRRPLQKKKKEKDKPWPPQGQLGKGRGGKWKLEAEMEMNGTHIVSAESMLAVWNEWEIRMLVLTSLALQVFLLFFAGIRKRNVSAVLSLLLWLAYLLADSIAIYALGYLSQTRVPKGVDPESFKRTHRIQAFWAPFLLLHLGGQDTITAFSTEDNELWKRHLLSLLTQVALAMYVFTKSHPGAGILAPAVFMFLSGIVKYGERTWALKCASMDNLRSGMVTTPDPGPNYAKFMEEYRFTREAGLQAEIVIEQERRAEAAAVTVGVAEESVPYTTVITDASRFFVIFKRLFVNLILSFLERTRSQATFLRLTPEQAYKIIEIELSLMYDTLHSKAAVIHTWYGRLFRCLTLLSTSTACLLFNVHHKGKHQSYNSIDVCITNILFGGALCLEVYAIGMMLISYWTYAALQSCNFRFLSNMIFRSIQYFRPESRAKWSNLMAQHNLISFCLLDKPIMLTKVLSVLGLKARWDSWMYIRHIDVSHELKILVFRELKDKTVSIVDAESYRKFSNHRGQWALQCKGYYKELGWSVEVEFDESILLWHIATDLCFHSDDDNDAAKIAQYVEISRAISNYMLFLLVARPFMLTAGIGQIRFGDTCAEAKNFFERAEMARPDAGAAARMVLDVNAEIAPRDVKGDRSKSALFDACRLAKSLLELQPHKRWRVIRVVWVEMLCYAANKCRSNFHAKQLSGGGELLTVVWFLMAHLGVGEQYRIEAGHARAKLIVEKN; encoded by the exons ATGACACTACAAAAGTTTATCAAACACACCAATGCTGCCGGCCGACGGCCGcttcaaaagaagaagaaagaaaaggacaagCCATGGCCACCACAAG GACAGTTAGGCAAAGGCAGAGGTGGAAAGTGGAAACTGGAGGCAGAGATGGAGATGAACGGGACGCACATCGTGTCCGCGGAGAGCATGCTGGCAGTGTGGAACGAGTGGGAGATCCGCATGCTCGTGCTCACCAGCCTCGCCCTCCAGGtgttcctcctcttcttcgccggcATCCGCAAGCGCAACGTCTCAGCCGTGCTGAGCCTGCTCCTGTGGCTCGCCTACCTGCTCGCGGACTCCATCGCCATCTACGCCCTCGGGTACCTCTCCCAGACGCGCGTGCCCAAGGGCGTCGACCCAGAGTCCTTCAAGCGCACCCACCGCATCCAGGCCTTCTGGGCgccgttcctcctcctccacctcggcgGCCAGGACACCATCACCGCCTTCTCCACCGAGGACAACGAGCTCTGGAAGCGCCACCTGCTCAGCCTGCTCACCCAG GTTGCCCTGGCCATGTATGTCTTCACCAAGTCGCACCCCGGCGCCGGTATCCTAGCCCCAGCCGTGTTCATGTTCTTGAGTGGTATCGTCAAGTACGGCGAGAGGACATGGGCGCTCAAGTGCGCGAGCATGGACAACCTGCGGAGCGGCATGGTCACGACACCGGACCCGGGCCCTAACTATGCCAAGTTCATGGAGGAGTACCGGTTCACGCGCGAAGCCGGGCTCCAGGCGGAAATTGTCATCGAGCAGGAGCGGCGTGCGGAGGCCGCTGCCGTGACCGTGGGCGTCGCCGAGGAGAGCGTGCCGTACACGACGGTCATCACCGACGCGAGCCGCTTCTTCGTCATCTTCAAGCGGCTCTTCGTCAACCTCATCCTCAGCTTCCTGGAGCGCACCCGGAGTCAGGCCACGTTCCTGCGGCTCACGCCGGAGCAGGCGTACAAGATCATCGAAATCGAGCTGTCGCTCATGTATGACACCCTGCATTCCAAGGCCGCGGTGATTCACACCTGGTACGGCCGCCTGTTCCGGTGTCTGACGCTCCTCTCGACGTCGACGGCGTGCCTCCTCTTCAACGTGCACCACAAGGGTAAACACCAATCGTACAACAGCATCGATGTCTGCATCACGAACATCTTGTTTGGAGGAGCTCTTTGCTTAGAGGTGTATGCCATAGGAATGATGCTCATATCCTACTGGACATACGCCGCTCTGCAAAGCTGCAACTTCCGTTTCCTGAGCAATATGATCTTCCGAAGCATTCAGTATTTCCGCCCGGAAAGCCGGGCGAAGTGGTCCAATCTGATGGCCCAACACAATCTCATCAGCTTCTGCCTCCTGGACAAACCAATCATGCTCACCAAGGTCTTGAGCGTCCTCGGGCTCAAAGCACGCTGGGACAGTTGGATGTACATCCGGCACATCGACGTGTCGCACGAGTTGAAGATCTTGGTGTTCAGGGAGCTCAAGGATAAGACGGTGAGCATCGTGGACGCCGAGAGCTACCGCAAGTTCAGCAACCACCGGGGACAGTGGGCGCTGCAGTGCAAGGGCTACTACAAGGAGCTCGGCTGGAGCGTGGAGGTGGAGTTCGACGAGAGCATACTCCTCTGGCACATTGCCACGGACCTCTGCTTCCACTCCGACGATGACAACGACGCCGCCAAGATCGCTCAGTACGTCGAGATCAGCCGGGCGATATCAAACTACATGCTGTTCCTGCTCGTGGCGCGGCCCTTCATGCTGACGGCGGGCATCGGGCAGATCCGGTTCGGCGACACCTGCGCGGAGGCCAAGAACTTCTTCGAGCGGGCCGAGATGGCGCGCCCGGACGCGGGAGCCGCGGCGAGGATGGTGCTGGACGTGAACGCCGAGATCGCGCCGAGGGACGTGAAGGGGGACCGGAGCAAGTCGGCGCTGTTCGACGCGTGCCGGCTGGCCAAGTCGCTGCTGGAGCTGCAGCCGCACAAGCGGTGGCGCGTCATCCGCGTGGTGTGGGTGGAGATGCTCTGCTACGCGGCGAACAAGTGCCGGAGCAACTTCCACGCCAAGCagctgagcggcggcggcgagctgctcACGGTCGTTTGGTTCTTGATGGCGCACCTGGGGGTGGGGGAGCAGTACAGGATTGAGGCTGGGCATGCCAGGGCGAAACTGATTGTAGAAAAGAATTGA
- the LOC101763520 gene encoding probable disease resistance protein At5g45440 has translation MAVEVVQFLVRKFVDSLTEEAVVAAELPFSAQFHDMRGELEKAAVSPANADELRECLYELNDLLAECRMLTNRPNRRRFFTQPDAWRFSKTKKRVAAVRRRVLQCVGNNSDGNAAASEEDGAAVTAGLDRWTTSWLERSRIHGFDQQLTELESMAFRDCGAGRLNGVGIFGMGGSGKTALAQLLFSSPRARGRFFPRIWMCMSRTACAGADRRKEVLQGILMALGNEEDAILSMDGSNSLAELVVAVHEQLKGKRYLIVFDDVWHVNRWYADVVGGHQAPQRADDWSERLAFGLPKDRGGLVIVTSRLEQAAEAMVGKSCLHRVRPLTDTESCWEIFMDALSQEKGTVDLATVNSMKQEILQTCGGLPLAAKTMGDILARSSFSSPASTSTSQELIHQE, from the coding sequence ATGGCAGTTGAGGTCGTTCAGTTCCTGGTCAGGAAGTTCGTGGATAGCCTcacggaggaggcggtggtggccgcggAGCTCCCTTTCAGCGCCCAATTCCACGACATGAGGGGCGAGCTGGAGAAGGCGGCCGTCTCTCCCGCCAACGCCGATGAGCTCCGGGAGTGCCTCTACGAACTCAACGACTTGCTCGCCGAGTGCCGCATGCTCACCAACCGCCCGAACCGGCGGAGGTTCTTCACCCAGCCCGACGCATGGCGGTTCTCCAAGACCAAGAAGAGGGTGGCCGCGGTCAGGCGCAGAGTCCTCCAGTGCGTCGGCAACAACTCCGACGGCAACGCTGCGGCgtcggaggaggacggcgccgccgtcaccgcggGGTTGGACCGCTGGACGACGTCTTGGCTCGAGCGTAGCAGGATCCACGGCTTCGACCAGCAGCTCACGGAGCTGGAGTCCATGGCGTTCAGGGACTGCGGCGCGGGGAGGCTTAACGGCGTTGGCATCTTCGGCATGGGCGGCAGCGGCAAGACCGCGCTCGCGCAGCTCCTGTTCAGCAGCCCGCGCGCTCGAGGCCGCTTCTTCCCCAGGATATGGATGTGCATGTCCCGCACCGCCTGCGCCGGAGCAGACAGGCGCAAGGAAGTTTTGCAGGGCATCCTCATGGCTCTTGGAAACGAGGAGGATGCCATCCTGTCCATGGACGGCAGCAATAGCCTGGCAGAGCTGGTGGTCGCCGTCCACGAACAGCTCAAGGGGAAGAGGTATCTCATAGTGTTCGACGACGTGTGGCACGTCAACCGCTGGTACGCCGACGTTGTTGGCGGCCACCAAGCCCCGCAGAGAGCCGATGACTGGTCGGAACGTTTGGCGTTCGGGCTGCCCAAAGATAGAGGCGGTCTGGTGATCGTCACCAGCCGGCTGGAGCAGGCGGCAGAGGCGATGGTGGGGAAGAGCTGTTTGCACCGTGTGCGGCCATTGACGGACACCGAGAGCTGCTGGGAAATTTTCATGGATGCCCTCTCCCAGGAGAAAGGGACGGTCGACCTCGCCACTGTTAACAGCATGAAACAGGAGATCCTTCAGACCTGCGGCGGGCTCCCGTTGGCGGCCAAGACAATGGGAGACATCTTGGCAAGAAGCAGCTTCTCGTCGCCAGCATCAACATCTacgagccaggaactcattcaTCAAGAGTGA
- the LOC101762850 gene encoding disease resistance RPP13-like protein 4 isoform X2 has protein sequence MSQERTLEEVISPFLVQLEKARVVPLDLDDDSSHSDITLLFENIKKEACEVKNILQRVSKWENEIIDDFGGIARHLDEIIEEDSQLDSIRSKLQIVNTEMSKLKDRMQLPLHVPVIKPAAPTTLPSSVPSKWVHAKVSEQWKRLEIERKILESSTMSNLQLSYDNLDLQLKLCLLCFSIFPDNSIISKRAMIHWWIGEGLVEATRSQTAEDVGKECFEKLIAREMIEPVYQKRSCGVNQCKLHPWIRRMLITVAKQARFFEFDSDGNATWDCSATHRACLVEEHQLEIDLASLRNPSLRNLLTIFNVNERYLQFEKSWFLDLRKIAVLQLGRWHNSYRHHIEVDSTEFLERLQSSNQLKYLCLRGISRITELPASIGGLSNLRILDLHSCHNLERLTASITSLQMLTHLDVSECYLLEGMPRGISLLTELQVLKGFVIGGSTGNYNCRVAELTRLDKLKKLSVYIGSKVTVIEDELIELENIKGLRVLKITWAVSLSKKERVHQTYDSTSLLTSLSLPLNLEKLDLRCFPGEKIPDWLSPSKLLRLKRLYFTGGMLNTFGEKNMSEVWNIEMYEAEIFPL, from the exons ATGTCGCAGGAGCGGACATTGGAGGAAGTCATTTCTCCATTTTTAGTGCAACTGGAAAAGGCAAGAGTTGTTCCTTTGGATTTAGATGACGATAGTTCACATTCAGACATTACACTTCTGTTTGAAAATATCAAGAAAGAAGCATGTGAAGTGAAGAATATACTGCAGAGAGTGTCTAAATGGGAAAATGAGATTATAGATGACTTTGGGGGAATAGCTCGACATTTGGATGAAATCATAGAAGAAGACAGCCAGCTTGATTCAATACGTTCCAAGCTTCAAATTGTCAACACTGAAATGTCCAAGTTAAAAGATCGAATGCAACTTCCTCTCCATGTTCCTGTGATTAAGCCAGCAGCTCCCACAACCTTGCCTTCATCAGTACCGTCTAAATGGGTTCATGCAAAAGTTTCGGAGCAGTGGAAAAGACTAGAGATTGAGAGGAAAATTCTTGAGAGCTCAACCATGTCTAATTTGCAGCTTAGCTATGATAATCTTGATTTGCAGCTGAAGCTGTGCTTGTTATGTTTCTCTATCTTCCCAGATAATTCCATCATCAGCAAGAGGGCCATGATCCATTGGTGGATTGGCGAGGGGTTAGTAGAAGCCACAAGAAGTCAGACAGCCGAAGATGTCGGGAAGGAGTGCTTTGAGAAGCTGATTGCTCGAGAGATGATTGAACCGGTGTATCAGAAACGCAGCTGTGGTGTCAACCAATGCAAGTTGCACCCTTGGATTCGACGTATGTTGATTACTGTTGCAAAACAAGCACGtttttttgaatttgattcGGATGGCAATGCAACATGGGATTGTTCAGCTACTCACCGTGCCTGTCTAGTTGAAGAGCACCAACTGGAAATAGATCTGGCATCACTCAGAAACCCATCACTCAGAAACCTTCTGACAATATTTAATGTGAATGAGCGATACCTCCAATTTGAGAAGAGTTGGTTCTTGGATTTGAGGAAGATTGCGGTTCTCCAACTAGGAAGATGGCACAACTCATATCGACACCATATTGAAGTCGACAGTACCGAATTTTTGGAAAGACTCCAATCATCCAATCAATTGAAATATCTTTGTCTGAGAGGCATCTCTAGAATCACTGAACTTCCTGCCTCCATTGGTGGACTCTCAAATCTCAGGATCTTGGATCTTCATTCTTGTCATAACCTTGAGAGGCTGACTGCAAGCATCACGTCTCTTCAAATGCTCACCCACCTTGATGTGTCAGAGTGTTACTTGCTGGAAGGCATGCCGAGGGGTATTAGCTTGCTTACTGAACTTCAAGTGCTCAAAGGGTTTGTCATTGGTGGTTCCACTGGTAATTACAATTGTCGGGTAGCAGAGTTGACCAGGCTGGACAAATTGAAGAAGCTGAGTGTATATATTGGAAGCAAAGTTACAGTGATAGAAGACGAATTGATTGAGCTTGAGAACATCAAAGGCCTTCGTGTGCTGAAAATTACATGGGCTGTATCACTTTCAAAGAAGGAGCGAGTTCATCAAACTTATGATTCAACATCATTGCTAACTTCACTTTCCCTACCTCTAAATCTTGAAAAGCTAGACCTGCGCTGCTTCCCTGGAGAGAAGATACCAGATTGGTTAAGTCCAAGTAAGCTGTTGCGACTGAAGAGACTCTACTTCACTGGAGGAATGCTAAATACCTTTGGCGAAAAAAACATGTCGGAGGTGTGGAACATTGAG ATGTATGAAGCTGAAATCTTTCCCTTGTGA